The following are encoded together in the Populus trichocarpa isolate Nisqually-1 chromosome 5, P.trichocarpa_v4.1, whole genome shotgun sequence genome:
- the LOC127905320 gene encoding disease resistance protein RPM1-like: MPSTSSATVEKWHDPRLAALYLDEADVVGIENPKHLLVSWLVEGEENLSSISVVGMVSKSFASTELLRVALQGFLVTANEPVPDNLQSMTDFQLIDALRNYLWRRRIIFTTRLSNLAESIENTSHVYELQALAENEAWILFCMKAFRGEHKAVCPPELEEMSRNILKKCEGLPLAIVAIGGLLSKRKNGGLEWKKVHDCLATELKSNDDLGSLRRILQLSYDNLPYYLKQCYLYLSVFPEDYLIKRRKLIRLWIVERFVEEKQGFTMEEVAEEYLNELVNRILIQVVEMNYFNRVKTCRVHDLMREIIQMKSREESFVMMANGTRIS; encoded by the exons ATGCCATCAACCTCCAGCGCTACCGTAGAGAAATGGCATGATCCCCGGTTAGCTGCTCTTTACTTAGATGAAGCTGATGTCGTGGGAATTGAGAACCCAAAACATCTACTGGTTTCGTGGCTtgtagaaggagaagaaaacctcTCCAGTATCTCTGTGGTTGGAATGG TTTCCAAATCATTTGCATCCACGGAGCTTCTACGAGTTGCTCTGCAGGGGTTTCTGGTGACAGCAAACGAACCTGTTCCGGATAATTTGCAATCAATGACTGACTTCCAATTAATTGATGCTCTAAGAAATTATCTATGGAGAAGGAG AATTATCTTCACTACACGTTTAAGTAACTTGGCTGAATCTATAGAGAACACTAGTCATGTTTATGAACTCCAAGCTTTAGCAGAAAATGAAGCTTGGATCCTCTTTTGTATGAAAGCCTTCAGAGGGGAACATAAGGCTGTATGCCCTCCAGAACTAGAAGAGATGTCTCGAAATATCTTAAAGAAGTGTGAGGGACTGCCACTTGCAATTGTAGCAATAGGAGGCCTACTGTCGAAGAGGAAAAACGGAGGTTTGGAATGGAAGAAAGTCCATGACTGCCTAGCTACAGAATTGAAAAGTAACGACGACCTTGGGAGTCTACGTAGAATACTTCAACTAAGTTATGATAATCTTCCTTACTACCTCAAACAGTGTTATTtgtatttaagtgtttttccagaggattatttgataaaaagaagGAAGTTGATCCGGCTATGGATAGTTGAAAGATTTGTGGAAGAGAAGCAAGGCTTTACAATGGAGGAAGTAGCAGAGGAATACCTTAATGAACTCGTGAATAGGATTTTGATCCAAGTGGTGgagatgaattattttaatagggTCAAGACATGTCGTGTTCATGATCTAATGCGAGAAATCATTCAAATGAAATCCAGGGAAGAATCTTTTGTTATGATGGCAAACGGAACAAGAATCAGCTAG
- the LOC18098526 gene encoding putative disease resistance protein At1g50180 yields the protein MAMIAVQVVLEKLASFVAEETRFLGGVSGGIVELQDDLYSMKSFLQDAEERSESDQGLRAWVKQVRDVAYDAENILEEFMLRFAPSHESGFIHYLRNSYRSIRKLSARHRLAVHLESIKARLKAIC from the coding sequence ATGGCCATGATCGCAGTGCAGGTGGTGCTCGAGAAACTGGCTTCCTTTGTAGCAGAAGAAACACGGTTCTTGGGAGGAGTTAGTGGTGGAATCGTTGAACTACAGGATGATTTGTATAGCATGAAATCTTTCCTTCAGGATGCGGAAGAAAGGAGTGAGAGTGATCAAGGACTGAGAGCCTGGGTCAAACAAGTGAGAGATGTGGCTTATGATGCCGAGAACATTCTTGAAGAGTTCATGCTCCGGTTTGCTCCATCTCACGAGAGTGGTTTTATCCATTATCTTCGCAATTCATATCGTTCCATCCGTAAATTAAGTGCACGGCACCGGCTGGCAGTCCACTTAGAAAGCATTAAAGCAAGGCTGAAAGCCATTTGTTAG